In the Prochlorococcus marinus str. MIT 9312 genome, ATCCTCTTGAGTTGGGATTGCAAGATCTTATAGACTTTAATAAAGGCTGCTTCTTAGGACAAGAAACAATGTCAAAAATAAAAAACGTTTCTTCTTTAAAACAGGAAATAAGAGTTTGGCAATCATTTGATTCTAATTTGAATTTCGAATATGAAGATAAAAATTTATATACAAATCCTGCCAAAGAAAATTCTGTCGGCGTAATAACTAGTATTCACAAATCTGATCATCATATAAAAGGCTTAGCTATGATAAAAAAGAAATATTTAGAAGAGGTAAGTTATTTTTATTCAGAAATTTTTGGAAAAGTTATTATAAATAAATCTGTAGGATCAATTTTCCTTTAATTTTTTTTTAACTGATTTTTGAATAAAAATTTTGCAATATGTAGTGTAGCTAAACAATCATCTTTATTATATTTGATAATTTTTTTTAAAAATACTTCGTTTTCGGTAAGTTGGTATTGAATCCACCAGTAAAGGGCTTTAGATCCGTTTACATCTTTCTGTTCCCATTCAAAACCTAGCCAATTAGAGACTGTTTTTAAGCTATAATTTTTTATTGGTAATATCCAGGATTTTCTTATTAAGGTATGTAAGTCGATAAACCTTGATTTAAGAAACTCAATTTCCTCAATTCTTAAATTTAATTTTTTAGCAATATTAATTATTGCTATTTTTTCAGTCTCTCCGTAATGTAAAACTGGCCATTCCTTATTAGAAAAAAGCATTTTAATAATTTGATTGTGAGATTCCTCTTTATTATTTTTGAGATTTAAAATTGGTTCATAAATTCGAACTTCTTTTTTTGTAGATAAATTATTTATTTTTAAAAATCCATATAAAAAGTCATGCCTAACGTCTGGATTAGACTCTATATCAAAGATATAAAATCCTGAACTTGTTTTTTCTATCAGATCATAAGAATTATTATTATTAGAAATGCAAAATGGTTTTCCAGAAATATATGCTTGTGCTTGCTTTATAAATTTGGAGGCTTTTTCATACTTTTGATCTTTAAATTTAGATAACTTATCTCCAAGTTCTTTTTCGTTATATGAAGATAATTCTTGAATATTAGATATCCCATTTGCCTTAAGTAATAAGGCAGTTTTAGATCCTATTCCATCTATATCTGAAAGATATCCATTTTCTTTTGCTTCTTTGTTACAAAAATTTTGCCATGAACAAATAGTACATTTTTTTCTATCTTGGGTTATCTCTGGAATAAATCCCTCCAAGGATGCATTCAGATTTAGTAAAACATTAAAAACCTTTTTTCTTAATTTCTTATTTAAATAAATTTCTTCAATACTAACTTTATTACCAAAACTTGAAATTACCAATCCTTTTTCAATTTTAGATTCTTGAAAAGTTTCTAATATAATCGAACTAAAAGCTAAGTCGAATAAATGTTCTTTAGTAGTTTTGTGGCCTAATTTATAAACAGCAGGTAGATATTTATATGTTCCCCATTTACTCCTACCATTAGTTTTTACAAGTAATTGGGGTTGTATCTCTACATTAAGATTTTGGAATAAATTTTTTTTGATTTTAAGTCCAATTACCCCTTGAGAGCCCTTTTTGCAGGCTTTTAATCCTGTATATATATCACCATTACAAAACTCGGAGAAAATGTGATACTGATTAATTTTATCTATGGCTTTATGCGGAGACCAAATTTCACAAGATTTATTACCTTTAAAATCTAGCCAAGCCTTTCTTTTGCATCTTATAAAACTTTTTAAATAAAGAGTATTCAAATTATTTTGAAGCTTAGTTTTAAAAATTACTTATATAAATTAATATAGAT is a window encoding:
- a CDS encoding TM0106 family RecB-like putative nuclease translates to MNTLYLKSFIRCKRKAWLDFKGNKSCEIWSPHKAIDKINQYHIFSEFCNGDIYTGLKACKKGSQGVIGLKIKKNLFQNLNVEIQPQLLVKTNGRSKWGTYKYLPAVYKLGHKTTKEHLFDLAFSSIILETFQESKIEKGLVISSFGNKVSIEEIYLNKKLRKKVFNVLLNLNASLEGFIPEITQDRKKCTICSWQNFCNKEAKENGYLSDIDGIGSKTALLLKANGISNIQELSSYNEKELGDKLSKFKDQKYEKASKFIKQAQAYISGKPFCISNNNNSYDLIEKTSSGFYIFDIESNPDVRHDFLYGFLKINNLSTKKEVRIYEPILNLKNNKEESHNQIIKMLFSNKEWPVLHYGETEKIAIINIAKKLNLRIEEIEFLKSRFIDLHTLIRKSWILPIKNYSLKTVSNWLGFEWEQKDVNGSKALYWWIQYQLTENEVFLKKIIKYNKDDCLATLHIAKFLFKNQLKKN